Proteins encoded together in one Carya illinoinensis cultivar Pawnee chromosome 3, C.illinoinensisPawnee_v1, whole genome shotgun sequence window:
- the LOC122303440 gene encoding uncharacterized protein LOC122303440 produces MGKRKLSEWVNGKGINLEEFSMEFRAAIILLAIKHAKSDEKLAMALLERAERSRFNEEHAKTEPKPIQSSHSQTYQHFGPYSPPDCPPVQSLSGLIGACSKPFEKQLTPTDVRTDQCRLSFNKADVENFLLPLLYKIHDLVRGTPVTVYDMNGKECSMTFKRWASKFHVLTEGWNKFCKEHELRKYEDFVTVWMFRHVRTGELCFVFSLRRMPVFKLSKRGPRTNDN; encoded by the coding sequence ATGGGGAAAAGAAAGTTGAGTGAATGGGTTAATGGCAAAGGCATTAATCTTGAGGAGTTTAGCATGGAGTTCAGAGCTGCTATAATTCTTCTAGCGATTAAGCATGCAAAATCAGATGAAAAGCTAGCCATGGCTTTGCTTGAACGTGCAGAAAGATCAAGATTTAACGAGGAACATGCAAAAACCGAACCAAAACCTATTCAAAGTTCACATTCGCAGACATACCAACATTTCGGCCCCTACAGTCCCCCAGACTGTCCCCCGGTGCAGAGCCTCAGCGGCCTCATAGGCGCGTGCTCTAAGCCTTTTGAGAAGCAGTTGACACCCACCGACGTGAGGACTGACCAATGCAGACTGTCTTTCAACAAAGCAGACGTCGAGAACTTCCTCTTGCCACTGCTGTACAAGATCCACGATCTTGTTCGGGGAACTCCGGTCACTGTGTATGACATGAATGGTAAAGAGTGTTCGATGACGTTCAAGCGCTGGGCTTCCAAGTTTCATGTTCTTACGGAAGGGTGGAATAAGTTTTGTAAAGAACATGAGCTGCGTAAGTATGAAGATTTCGTTACGGTGTGGATGTTCCGCCATGTTCGGACGGGAGAACTTTGCTTTGTCTTCTCCTTGAGAAGAATGCCTGTGTTCAAGCTCTCAAAGAGAGGACCACGTACAAATGATAATTAA